The following are encoded together in the Blautia obeum ATCC 29174 genome:
- a CDS encoding carbohydrate ABC transporter permease, whose product MNKKNESLKNTGLFLAFAGPAVFAFMAVVIIPFLYGFYLTFTSWDGLSKSKPFVGLANYAELFKDTGFWQALGLTLIYVVVSVVLVNVVAFLLALLVTGKLRGKKFFRAGFFVPNLIGGIVLGYIWQFIFKTILVYIGKNAGIGFLSKSWLSSPVPAFIALIIVTVWQLSGYMMLIYIAGLTSVSADLREAAKIDGCTESQVTRNIVIPLMRSSFTICLFLTITRCFMVYDLNLALTEGGPFGSTVMAAMYVYNKAFVTKSYGPGQTEAVILFLFTAIIAVSQAVMNKRKEVEA is encoded by the coding sequence ATGAATAAAAAAAATGAGTCTTTAAAAAATACGGGACTGTTTCTGGCCTTTGCAGGACCGGCAGTCTTTGCCTTCATGGCAGTAGTTATTATCCCGTTTTTATACGGATTTTATCTGACCTTTACGAGCTGGGACGGCCTTTCCAAGTCAAAGCCGTTTGTAGGACTTGCGAATTACGCTGAGCTATTTAAGGATACCGGCTTCTGGCAGGCACTCGGACTGACATTGATCTATGTGGTTGTGTCCGTGGTTCTGGTCAATGTCGTAGCATTTCTTCTGGCACTGCTGGTTACCGGAAAGCTCCGTGGCAAAAAGTTCTTCCGTGCAGGCTTCTTCGTTCCGAACCTGATCGGAGGAATCGTACTTGGCTACATCTGGCAGTTCATTTTCAAGACCATTCTGGTTTATATCGGTAAGAACGCAGGCATCGGATTTTTATCCAAGTCCTGGCTGTCCTCCCCGGTACCCGCATTTATCGCACTGATCATCGTAACGGTATGGCAGCTGTCCGGTTACATGATGCTGATCTACATCGCAGGACTGACAAGTGTATCTGCCGACCTGCGCGAGGCTGCCAAGATCGACGGATGTACGGAGAGCCAGGTGACAAGAAACATTGTCATCCCGCTGATGCGTTCCTCCTTTACGATCTGTCTGTTCCTGACAATTACCCGCTGCTTCATGGTTTACGATCTGAACCTTGCCCTGACTGAGGGCGGCCCGTTCGGTTCTACCGTTATGGCGGCAATGTACGTATACAACAAGGCATTTGTGACAAAGTCCTACGGACCGGGTCAGACCGAGGCGGTCATTCTGTTCCTGTTTACGGCGATTATTGCAGTTTCTCAGGCTGTTATGAATAAGCGGAAGGAGGTAGAAGCGTAA
- a CDS encoding glycoside hydrolase family 3 C-terminal domain-containing protein: MMTGCYAGELAKLVKEGTIPESLIDESVLRILQLKNQLGLFEHPHKDADPEKEARYILCPEHRALAREAAAASCVLLKNDKVLPIRPSQKVAFIGPYIDNYEICSSWAVTGHPEDSVTIRQAAKELLPDSDLTFCHGTTLLPRDHVFAGFAEPNRAEEFYADVFADPEKALADAVAAAKAADVVILCLGEHYLQTGEATSRTELSLPENQMELFCAVKTVNPNVAVVLFNGHPLLLDELSRNAAAILQAWLPGTEGGHAILDLLTGTKNPSGKLPMTFPRNMGQIPIYYNHFSTGRPLTGTDPQRFVSKYTDTPNTPLFPFGYGLSYAEFSYSDVSLSSDSLTSEDSITASVQLKNTGACTGTEVVQLYIQDVAASTVRPVRELKGFTRITLTPGETQTVSFRISEAELSFHRADGSYGTEPGAFRVWIGGSSATENGTGFTLR; this comes from the coding sequence ATGATGACCGGCTGCTATGCCGGGGAGCTTGCAAAGCTCGTAAAAGAAGGCACGATTCCGGAGTCACTGATCGACGAGAGTGTCCTGCGCATCCTGCAGCTGAAAAATCAGCTCGGTCTCTTTGAGCATCCGCATAAGGATGCCGACCCGGAAAAAGAAGCCCGCTATATCCTCTGTCCGGAACATCGCGCGCTGGCCCGCGAGGCAGCTGCCGCTTCCTGCGTACTGCTCAAAAACGACAAAGTGCTGCCGATCCGCCCATCCCAGAAAGTAGCTTTTATCGGGCCGTACATCGACAATTACGAGATTTGCAGCAGCTGGGCCGTCACCGGACATCCAGAGGACTCCGTCACGATCCGACAGGCCGCTAAGGAACTGCTCCCGGACTCTGACCTCACCTTTTGCCACGGCACGACGCTTCTTCCGCGTGACCACGTCTTTGCCGGCTTTGCAGAGCCAAATCGCGCCGAAGAATTTTATGCCGACGTGTTTGCGGATCCGGAAAAGGCACTGGCAGATGCAGTCGCGGCCGCTAAGGCTGCTGATGTCGTCATTCTGTGTCTTGGAGAGCATTACCTCCAGACCGGCGAAGCGACCTCACGCACTGAGCTTTCCCTTCCGGAGAATCAGATGGAGCTGTTTTGCGCAGTAAAGACAGTCAATCCAAATGTCGCCGTTGTGCTCTTTAACGGACACCCGCTGCTTCTTGACGAGCTCTCCCGTAATGCCGCTGCAATTCTCCAAGCATGGCTTCCGGGTACTGAGGGCGGTCATGCGATCCTTGATCTTCTGACCGGTACAAAAAATCCATCCGGAAAGCTTCCGATGACATTTCCGCGGAATATGGGACAGATTCCGATTTACTACAACCATTTTTCTACCGGGCGTCCGCTGACCGGAACAGATCCACAGCGTTTTGTCTCCAAATACACCGATACGCCAAACACACCGCTCTTCCCGTTTGGATACGGATTAAGCTATGCAGAGTTCTCTTATTCTGATGTGAGCCTTTCTTCCGATTCTCTGACGAGCGAAGATTCCATCACTGCATCCGTACAATTAAAAAATACCGGTGCATGCACCGGTACGGAAGTCGTACAGCTCTATATTCAGGATGTTGCCGCGAGCACGGTTCGCCCGGTTCGGGAGCTGAAAGGCTTTACACGTATCACCCTGACTCCTGGTGAGACACAGACCGTCTCCTTCCGGATTTCCGAGGCAGAGCTGTCCTTCCACCGGGCAGACGGCAGCTACGGCACAGAGCCGGGTGCCTTCCGCGTATGGATCGGCGGCAGCAGTGCCACGGAAAACGGAACAGGATTTACTTTACGTTGA